In Gopherus evgoodei ecotype Sinaloan lineage unplaced genomic scaffold, rGopEvg1_v1.p scaffold_31_arrow_ctg1, whole genome shotgun sequence, a single window of DNA contains:
- the ETFB gene encoding electron transfer flavoprotein subunit beta, which yields MAALRALVGVKRVIDYAVKVRVRPGGGVVTDGVKHSMNPFCEIALEEAVRLRERRLLQEIVVVSCGPQQCQETIRTALAMGADRGLHVEIPAPQYDSLGPFQVAKILAVLAKKEGVSLVLLGKQAIDDDCNQTGQMTAALLDWPQGTFASALALEGEQLMVEREVDGGLESIRLRLPAVVTADLRLNEPRYATLPNIMKAKKKKIEVLKPSDLGVDLSSRLAVERVEEPPQRQAGVKVETVDDLVGKLKEGGLI from the exons GTGCGGGTGCGGCCGGGCGGCGGGGTGGTGACGGACGGGGTGAAACACTCCATGAACCCCTTCTGCGAGATCGCGCTGGAGGAGGCGGTGCGGCTGCGGGAGCGGCGGCTGCTGCAGGAGATCGTGGTGGTCAGCTGCGGGCCGCAGCAGTGCCAG GAGACCATCCGGACCGCGCTGGCCATGGGGGCTGACCGGGGGCTCCACGTAGAGATCCCAGCCCCCCAGTACGACAGTCTCGGCCCCTTCCAGGTGGCCAAGATCCTGGCAGTGCTGGCCAAGAAGGAGGGGGTCAGCCTGGTGCTGCTGGGCAAGCAG GCCATCGACGACGACTGCAACCAGACGGGGCAGATGACTGCAGCACTGCTGGACTGGCCCCAG GGGACCTTCGCCTCCGCGCTGGCGCTGGAGGGGGAGCAGCTGATGGTGGAGCGGGAGGTCGACGGGGGCCTGGAGAGCATCCGGCTCAGGCTGCCGGCCGTGGTGACGGCCGACCTGCGGCTCAACGAGCCCCGTTACGCCACCCTGCCCAACATCATG AAAGCCAAGAAGAAGAAGATTGAGGTGCTGAAGCCGTCGGACCTGGGGGTCGATCTCTCCTCCCGGCTGGCCGTGGAGCGCGTGGAAGAGCCGCCCCAGCGCCAGGCCGGCGTCAAGGTGGAGACAGTGGATGACCTCGTGGGCAAGCTGAAGGAGGGGGGCCTGATCTGA
- the VSIG10L gene encoding V-set and immunoglobulin domain-containing protein 10-like, protein MAGRCPDTWAGAARLLLLLLGPVLPFPLQLPLGPLAVLLGGDLSIPLSYPPTQPPPRIVWQRNLTALADGRLGPNGSVTVASAYQDRLSVDPQGGALTISPVVLQDAGPYTVEVFPLGGQVWRGDVQVEVYELVGKVSVTPPSLAVSEGIGSAALTCAPVRGTVTWTRNGQRLDPNTRYRVSAGTLQISRPDRNDSGTYNCTVSNPFSTGAGTAHIRVYYGPEPPTISLSSDGDPEPRRYVRVNSTVTLACRAPSDPPAQIYWSLADASDPLVPAQPDLTLPRVQLSQAGLYSCLASNPQTQRQLRATLILTVTQIPPGSPFCSLDSVANGTALRFLCSWPGGSPAPSLSLQGLPGGAEEGVGSTLEQTLSSPQPALSGTPVTCLGRHLAAEGNCSMTPEAPSGVSLSFQASLDPGDTVLLDLECRGTYRPVEIAWARDGAPLGPGGRYRVSADGARLTISNFTAPQDLGGYSVRCQNPLGSQESNLTLTGPSVSGWTLVRGSEPGSARLSWAVPEGSVVTGFLIQLQGPPGGRAAGEWQTLQTLGGATRSSTVGGLQPHTSYSFRLLPLLGTQAGEPSHTQMLLPTSTLSPGAIAGIVLGSILAMILLLALLVLLIWFLRARWGKREKMPLTPPRTRQHYLPRQFPNGRESDPVEPPAPPSRASSRCSWGDGDLSSISYEEHLRIHGPPAAWAPWRWQGPWAPISGQFAGPQDSAQRHTCMTGMGEPAWEPGVRESLTGD, encoded by the exons aTGGCCGGCAGGTGCCCGGACACCTGGGCCGGCGCCGCCCGGCTCCTGCTGCTACTGCTGG gccctgtgcttcccttccccctccagctgcccctcgGCCCCCTGgcggtgctgctggggggggacCTCTCAATCCCGCTCTCCTACCCCCCGACCCAGCCACCCCCCAGAATTGTGTGGCAGAGGAACCTGACGGCGCTGGCAgacggacgcctgggtcccaacGGCTCGGTGACCGTGGCCTCGGCCTACCAGGACCGGCTCAGCGTGGACCCCCAAGGGGGGGCGCTCACCATCTCCCCCGTGGTCCTGCAGGATGCTGGCCCCTACACGGTTGAGGTCTTCCCACTGGGGGGCCAGGTGTGGAGGGGGGACGTCCAGGTGGAGGTGTACG AGCTGGTAGGGAAGGTCTCTGTGACGCCCCCGTCCCTGGCGGTGAGCGAAGGCATCGGGTCAGCGGCTCTCACCTGCGCCCCCGTGCGGGGCACCGTCACCTGGACCAGGAATGGGCAACGCCTGGATCCGAACACCCGGTACCGGGTCTCGGCTGGGACCCTCCAGATCAGCCGGCCTGACCGGAACGACAGCGGCACCTACAACTGCACCGTGTCCAACCCATTCAGCACCGGCGCCGGCACCGCCCACATACGGGTCTATT ATGGGCCGGAGCCCCCCACGATCAGCCTCTCATCGGACGGGGACCCAGAGCCCCGGCGCTACGTCCGGGTGAACAGCACGGTGACGCTGGCCTGCCGGGCCCCCTCGGACCCCCCTGCCCAGATCTACTGGAGCCTGGCCGACGCCAGCGACCCCCTGGTCCCGGCCCAGCCGGACCTGACGCTGCCCCGGGTGCAGCTCAGCCAGGCCGGGCTGTACTCCTGCCTCGCCAGCAACCCGCAAACCCAGCGCCAGCTCCGCGCCACCCTGATCCTCACCGTCACCC aGATCCCCCCTGGATCCCCCTTCTGCTCCCTGGACTCGGTGGCCAATGGCACGGCCCTTCGCTTCCTCTGCTCGTGGCCAGGGGGCTCCCCGGCTCCCAGCCTGAGTCTGCAGGGGTTGCCAGGGGGTGCGGAGGAAGGGGTCGGTTCCACCCTCGAGCagaccctgagctccccccagcccgcCCTCAGTGGTACCCCGGTCACCTGCCTGGGGAGACACCTCGCTGCTGAGGGGAACTGCAGCATGACACCCG aagcCCCCTCGGGGGTCTCTCTCTCATTCCAGGCCTCCCTGGACCCCGGGGACACTGTCCTGCTGGATCTGGAGTGCCGGGGCACCTACCGGCCTGTGGAAATCGCCTGGGCCCGGGACGGGGCGCCGCTGGGTCCGGGCGGGCGGTACCGGGTCAGCGCCGACGGGGCCCGACTCACCATCAGCAACTTCACGGCCCCGCAGGACCTGGGGGGCTACTCGGTGCGGTGCCAGAACCCGCTGGGCTCCCAGGAGAGTAACCTCACGCTGAcgg gtCCGTCTGTCTCCGGCTGGACCCTGGTGCGTGGTTCGGAGCCCGGCTCGGCCCGGCTGAGCTgggcagtgccagagggctcCGTGGTCACTGGGTTCTtgatccagctccaggggccccccgGGGGCCGAGCAGCTGGGGAGTGGCAGACGCTGCAGACGCTAGGGGGTGCCACTCGCTCCAGCACCGTGGGGGggctccagccccacacctcctattccttccggctgctgcccctgcTGGGAACCCAGGCTGGGGAACCCAGCCACACGCAGATGCTTTTGCCAA CCTCTACCCTGAGCCCCGGCGCCATCGCGGGCATCGTGTTGGGCTCGATCCTGGCCATgatcctgctccttgccctccTCGTGCTCCTGATCTGGTTCCTCCGGGCGCGATGGG GAAAGAGGGAGAAGATGCCCCTGACCCCGCCCAGGACCCGCCAGCATTACCTTCCCCGTCAG TTCCCAAACGGGAGAGAGTCCGACCCCGTCGAGCCCCCGGCCCCACCCTCCCGGGCATCTTCGCGCTGCTCCTGGGGGGATGGCGACCTGTCCTCCATCAGCTACGAGGAGCATCTGCGCATCCACGGCCCCCCTGCAGCCTGG GCGCCCTGGagatggcaggggccctgggctcCCATCTCTGGCCAGTTCGCAGGGCCCCAGGACAGCGCGCAGCGCCACACGTGTATGACTGGCATGGGAGAGCCAGCGTGGGAGCCAGGCGTCCGGGAGAGCCTTACAGGGGACTGA